In Arachis hypogaea cultivar Tifrunner chromosome 2, arahy.Tifrunner.gnm2.J5K5, whole genome shotgun sequence, a genomic segment contains:
- the LOC112743949 gene encoding bifunctional D-cysteine desulfhydrase/1-aminocyclopropane-1-carboxylate deaminase, mitochondrial isoform X2 — protein MLCIPSCSRFISCSQHNHSLRFGLHLHKHPLTLSFIHCGSHHHQMSTSSFDFDFLAKKPYTPPSWASHLNPLPSHVFSLAHRPTPIHRWNLPNLPPNTELWLKRDDLSGMQLSGNKVRKLEFLMADAVSQGADCIITIGGIQSNHCRATAVAAKYLNLDCYLILRTSKALVDQDPGLVGNLLVERLVGAHVELISKEEYGRIGSVTLTNVLKEKLIKEGRKPYIIPVGGSNSLGTWGYIEAIREIEQQIQSEANDIKFDDIVVACGSGGTIAGLSLGSSLSTLKARVHAFSVCDDPDYFHNFVQGLLDGLNAGVNSRDIVDILNAKGLGYALNTSEELNFVREIAAATGVVLDPVYSGKAAYGLLKDMSENSKKWEGRKILFIHTGGLLGLYDKVDQMASLVGNWRRMDVAESVPRQDGIGKMF, from the exons atgttgTGCATACCCAGCTGCAGCCGATTCATTTCCTGCTCCCAACACAACCACAGCCTTCGTTTTGGTCTTCACCTTCACAAACACCCACTCACGTTGAGCTTCATCCACTGTGGGTCCCACCACCATCAAATGTCAACGTCGTCCTTCGACTTCGACTTCCTCGCCAAAAAGCCTTACACTCCTCCTTCTTGGGCCTCCCACCTCAACCCTTTACCCTCTCATGTCTTCTCTCTTGCCCAT CGTCCTACGCCAATTCACAGATGGAACCTCCCCAATTTGCCACCAAATACCGAACTCTGGCTCAAG CGGGACGACCTTTCAGGAATGCAACTGAGTGGAAACAAGGTCAGGAAACTGGAATTCTTGATGGCAGATGCTGTGTCGCAAGGCGCTGACTGCATAATCACGATTGGAGGCATTCAGAGCAACCACTGCCGCGCCACTGCGGTGGCGGCCAAATACTTAaaccttgattgttatcttatACTCCGCACTTCTAAG GCCCTTGTCGACCAAGACCCAGGATTGGTAGGCAATCTCCTGGTTGAGCGTTTGGTAGGAGCACATGTTGAACTTATATCAAAAGAAGAGTATGGAAGAATTGGAAGTGTG ACACTCACCAATGTTCTAAAAGAGAAGTTGATAAAGGAAGGGAGAAAGCCATATATTATTCCCGTTGGTGGATCAAACTCTTTAGGAACATG GGGATATATAGAGGCAATTCGGGAAATTGAGCAGCAAATTCAAAGTGAGGCAAATGATATCAAGTTTGATGATATTGTTGTAGCTTGTGGCAG TGGAGGCACAATTGCTGGTCTATCATTGGGGTCATCATTGAGTACATTGAAAGCAAGA GTACATGCATTTTCTGTCTGCGATGATCCAGATTACTTCCACAACTTTGTCCAAGGCTTGCTTGATGGACTGAATGCTGGTGTCAACTCAAGAGATATTGTTGACATACTAAAC GCCAAGGGTCTTGGTTATGCATTGAACACCTCTGAGGAGCTTAATTTTGTAAGAGAAATTGCTGCAGCTACTGGTGTTGTTCTAGACCCGGTATACAG TGGGAAGGCTGCATATGGATTGCTGAAAGATATGTCTGAGAATTCAAAGAAATGGGAAGGGAGGAAGATCCTCTTCATTCACACCGGCGGCCTCCTTGGATTGTACGACAAGGTCGATCAGATGGCTTCTTTGGTGGGCAATTGGCGTCGAATGGATGTTGCTGAATCTGTTCCTAGGCAGGATGGTATTGGGAAAATGTtctag
- the LOC112743949 gene encoding D-cysteine desulfhydrase 1, mitochondrial isoform X1: protein MLCIPSCSRFISCSQHNHSLRFGLHLHKHPLTLSFIHCGSHHHQMSTSSFDFDFLAKKPYTPPSWASHLNPLPSHVFSLAHRPTPIHRWNLPNLPPNTELWLKRDDLSGMQLSGNKVRKLEFLMADAVSQGADCIITIGGIQSNHCRATAVAAKYLNLDCYLILRTSKALVDQDPGLVGNLLVERLVGAHVELISKEEYGRIGSVTLTNVLKEKLIKEGRKPYIIPVGGSNSLGTCGGTIAGLSLGSSLSTLKARVHAFSVCDDPDYFHNFVQGLLDGLNAGVNSRDIVDILNAKGLGYALNTSEELNFVREIAAATGVVLDPVYSGKAAYGLLKDMSENSKKWEGRKILFIHTGGLLGLYDKVDQMASLVGNWRRMDVAESVPRQDGIGKMF, encoded by the exons atgttgTGCATACCCAGCTGCAGCCGATTCATTTCCTGCTCCCAACACAACCACAGCCTTCGTTTTGGTCTTCACCTTCACAAACACCCACTCACGTTGAGCTTCATCCACTGTGGGTCCCACCACCATCAAATGTCAACGTCGTCCTTCGACTTCGACTTCCTCGCCAAAAAGCCTTACACTCCTCCTTCTTGGGCCTCCCACCTCAACCCTTTACCCTCTCATGTCTTCTCTCTTGCCCAT CGTCCTACGCCAATTCACAGATGGAACCTCCCCAATTTGCCACCAAATACCGAACTCTGGCTCAAG CGGGACGACCTTTCAGGAATGCAACTGAGTGGAAACAAGGTCAGGAAACTGGAATTCTTGATGGCAGATGCTGTGTCGCAAGGCGCTGACTGCATAATCACGATTGGAGGCATTCAGAGCAACCACTGCCGCGCCACTGCGGTGGCGGCCAAATACTTAaaccttgattgttatcttatACTCCGCACTTCTAAG GCCCTTGTCGACCAAGACCCAGGATTGGTAGGCAATCTCCTGGTTGAGCGTTTGGTAGGAGCACATGTTGAACTTATATCAAAAGAAGAGTATGGAAGAATTGGAAGTGTG ACACTCACCAATGTTCTAAAAGAGAAGTTGATAAAGGAAGGGAGAAAGCCATATATTATTCCCGTTGGTGGATCAAACTCTTTAGGAACATG TGGAGGCACAATTGCTGGTCTATCATTGGGGTCATCATTGAGTACATTGAAAGCAAGA GTACATGCATTTTCTGTCTGCGATGATCCAGATTACTTCCACAACTTTGTCCAAGGCTTGCTTGATGGACTGAATGCTGGTGTCAACTCAAGAGATATTGTTGACATACTAAAC GCCAAGGGTCTTGGTTATGCATTGAACACCTCTGAGGAGCTTAATTTTGTAAGAGAAATTGCTGCAGCTACTGGTGTTGTTCTAGACCCGGTATACAG TGGGAAGGCTGCATATGGATTGCTGAAAGATATGTCTGAGAATTCAAAGAAATGGGAAGGGAGGAAGATCCTCTTCATTCACACCGGCGGCCTCCTTGGATTGTACGACAAGGTCGATCAGATGGCTTCTTTGGTGGGCAATTGGCGTCGAATGGATGTTGCTGAATCTGTTCCTAGGCAGGATGGTATTGGGAAAATGTtctag